One region of Candidatus Dadabacteria bacterium genomic DNA includes:
- a CDS encoding pyridoxal phosphate-dependent aminotransferase codes for MISDLVKNIEPFYVMDILERAKQLESEGRDIVHFEVGEPDLNTPQEICSAAVQWIQEGYTKYTSSLGIDELRQSVAEDYSHTYGVEVGYERVIITIGSSPALLLAMLTVLNPGDEILITDPHYACYPQIINVARGVARKIPVYESDGYQIDPSEVRKNIGKKTKAILVNSPANPTGAVMDADVFRELCEMGLFVISDEIYHGLVYGERVNSVLEFTDDSIAINGFAKLYSMTGWRLGYMIVPEDLVRYVQKLQQNLFISAGSFVQKAGVEAIEKVKKSGKSEAMVAEFDKRRKEMIKGLSSIGFDIAVEPKGAFYVFVNSSRWSRDSWRLAFDILENCHVGVTPGIDFSDRGKDYLRFSYTTSVDSIREGIRRLGEFLG; via the coding sequence ATGATTTCGGATCTTGTTAAAAACATAGAACCCTTCTACGTAATGGACATCCTTGAAAGGGCGAAGCAGCTTGAAAGCGAGGGTCGGGACATCGTCCATTTCGAGGTAGGAGAACCTGATCTCAATACTCCGCAGGAGATATGCTCAGCCGCCGTGCAGTGGATACAGGAAGGCTATACAAAGTACACAAGCAGTCTTGGAATTGACGAGCTTCGCCAAAGCGTCGCGGAGGATTACAGCCACACCTACGGGGTGGAAGTGGGTTATGAAAGGGTAATAATAACTATAGGCAGCTCCCCGGCGCTTCTGCTGGCGATGCTGACAGTTCTTAACCCCGGTGATGAAATACTGATAACGGATCCCCATTACGCATGCTATCCTCAGATAATAAACGTTGCCAGGGGAGTTGCGAGGAAGATACCCGTTTACGAAAGCGATGGTTACCAAATCGACCCCTCCGAAGTCAGAAAGAACATCGGCAAAAAAACGAAGGCTATACTGGTAAATTCTCCTGCCAATCCCACCGGGGCGGTTATGGACGCCGATGTTTTCCGGGAGCTCTGCGAAATGGGTCTTTTCGTGATTTCAGATGAGATATACCATGGTCTTGTCTACGGTGAGCGAGTTAACTCAGTTCTGGAATTCACTGACGACTCCATAGCGATAAACGGCTTCGCCAAACTCTATTCGATGACGGGTTGGCGTCTTGGTTACATGATAGTTCCCGAGGATCTCGTAAGGTACGTGCAGAAACTTCAGCAGAACCTTTTTATCTCCGCCGGATCGTTCGTCCAGAAAGCTGGAGTGGAGGCTATTGAAAAAGTGAAGAAAAGCGGCAAAAGCGAAGCCATGGTAGCCGAGTTTGACAAAAGAAGAAAGGAGATGATAAAAGGACTTTCCTCGATCGGATTTGATATCGCGGTCGAGCCCAAGGGGGCATTCTACGTTTTCGTGAATTCTTCCAGGTGGAGCCGGGACTCCTGGCGCCTCGCATTTGACATTCTTGAGAACTGTCACGTGGGTGTGACTCCCGGAATAGATTTCAGCGACAGGGGAAAGGATTATCTGAGGTTTTCCTATACGACTTCGGTCGACTCCATAAGGGAGGGAATAAGAAGGCTTGGCGAGTTTCTGGGATGA
- a CDS encoding triose-phosphate isomerase, producing the protein MDKKLVVGNWKMNLLREEAREFSGEIVDLLGENYDACQVVLVPPYTALDVVGASISGSNIDLGAQNVFGRIGGAFTGEVSAPMLLDAGCKWVILGHSERRHLLGETDEQIREKLLLSISCGLKAILCVGETEAQREEAIRESEDAPKRKKLLFSPIKTQMESALHALDKEQVLDVVIAYEPVWAIGTGKNATSLEIAEIHQYIRDFLTEMFPGSANSVKILYGGSVKTGNIVEIMSVDEVDGVLVGGASLSVDSFLRIIKSVGG; encoded by the coding sequence ATGGATAAAAAGCTTGTCGTCGGAAACTGGAAAATGAACCTGCTTCGGGAGGAAGCACGAGAGTTCTCTGGTGAAATAGTCGATCTTCTAGGAGAGAATTACGATGCCTGCCAGGTAGTGCTTGTACCTCCCTATACGGCTCTTGATGTGGTAGGGGCATCCATCTCGGGTTCAAATATAGATCTTGGTGCTCAAAACGTTTTCGGCAGGATTGGCGGAGCTTTTACCGGTGAGGTGTCCGCGCCGATGCTTTTGGATGCTGGATGCAAATGGGTTATTCTCGGCCACTCGGAAAGAAGACACTTACTTGGGGAAACTGATGAACAGATACGTGAAAAGCTTTTACTCTCTATTTCCTGTGGCTTAAAAGCAATCCTTTGCGTAGGAGAGACCGAGGCCCAGAGAGAAGAAGCGATTCGCGAAAGCGAAGACGCTCCCAAGAGGAAAAAACTCCTTTTTTCACCAATAAAAACTCAGATGGAGAGTGCATTGCATGCTCTGGATAAAGAACAGGTCTTGGATGTCGTTATAGCGTATGAACCTGTCTGGGCGATAGGGACGGGGAAAAACGCTACTTCTTTAGAAATAGCTGAAATTCACCAATATATAAGGGATTTTCTGACTGAAATGTTTCCTGGTTCCGCTAATAGCGTGAAAATTCTATATGGAGGGAGCGTCAAAACGGGTAATATAGTGGAAATTATGTCCGTTGACGAAGTTGACGGAGTTCTGGTTGGAGGAGCCAGTCTTTCGGTTGACTCTTTCCTCAGAATAATAAAATCCGTTGGGGGTTAA
- the secG gene encoding preprotein translocase subunit SecG, with protein MEFLIPSVKIIHIIISILLVLIILLQPSKSGDIGSMFGGGSSESVFGSSGAMPFLVKMTRLFGLIFVITSLFLGYSSVKSISGSVVEKPPSEVFEELSQPGEEPFEQARDTEKVEQWQEVKTDAEAESAPASSPEAAPAQGTPELTNSGETPEE; from the coding sequence TTGGAGTTCTTAATACCGTCGGTAAAAATTATTCACATAATAATCAGCATACTTCTCGTGCTGATCATACTGCTTCAGCCGAGCAAATCCGGCGACATAGGTTCAATGTTCGGAGGCGGGAGTTCAGAGTCGGTCTTTGGTTCAAGCGGGGCAATGCCTTTTCTTGTAAAGATGACCAGACTTTTTGGACTTATATTTGTAATCACCTCTCTTTTTCTTGGTTATTCCTCCGTAAAGTCAATATCGGGTTCAGTTGTGGAGAAACCCCCTAGTGAAGTTTTTGAGGAACTTTCTCAGCCAGGCGAAGAACCTTTTGAACAGGCCCGCGATACGGAGAAAGTTGAGCAATGGCAGGAAGTTAAAACAGATGCGGAAGCCGAATCGGCACCTGCTTCCTCGCCCGAGGCCGCTCCGGCTCAAGGAACCCCCGAACTCACAAACTCTGGAGAAACACCCGAAGAGTAA
- a CDS encoding ferredoxin family protein, whose amino-acid sequence MAYIIAEPCIGVKDKACVEACPVDCIYEGDDQLIIHPDECIDCGACVDPCPVDAIFHEDELPEKWQKFIDINKDFFEGKEGLEPARTD is encoded by the coding sequence ATGGCATACATAATTGCCGAACCATGTATCGGAGTGAAGGACAAAGCTTGTGTCGAGGCTTGCCCTGTTGATTGCATATATGAGGGAGATGATCAACTCATTATCCATCCCGATGAATGTATAGACTGCGGAGCGTGCGTTGACCCCTGTCCTGTGGATGCCATATTCCACGAGGATGAATTGCCCGAGAAATGGCAGAAGTTTATTGACATAAACAAAGATTTTTTTGAGGGCAAAGAAGGCCTTGAACCAGCCAGAACTGACTGA
- the nth gene encoding endonuclease III, with protein sequence MKARKVLRFLKKTYPDAKCHLVFENASQLLVGSILSAQCTDKRVNMVTPGLFRKYPNLEAFSKASEEELQNDIRSTGFYRNKAKSIINCSREIMRRHAGEVPSEMEDLVRLPGVGRKTANVIIGNHFRKPGIIVDTHIMRLSRRLGLTSNSDPVKIEFDLRECIPEKDWTFFSNSLGDHGRNICKARKPICSKCGVSSVCLYFEQLYAS encoded by the coding sequence ATGAAGGCACGGAAAGTGCTCCGATTTCTTAAAAAGACCTATCCCGACGCAAAATGCCATCTTGTTTTTGAAAATGCCTCGCAGCTTCTGGTCGGCTCTATTCTCTCCGCTCAGTGCACGGACAAGCGAGTGAACATGGTAACCCCCGGGCTTTTCCGCAAATACCCGAACCTAGAGGCCTTTTCTAAGGCATCCGAAGAAGAGCTCCAGAACGATATAAGATCAACGGGGTTTTACAGAAACAAGGCAAAATCGATAATAAACTGTTCAAGGGAGATAATGCGAAGGCATGCGGGGGAAGTTCCCAGCGAAATGGAAGATCTTGTAAGACTCCCGGGAGTAGGAAGAAAGACGGCAAATGTTATAATCGGGAATCATTTCAGAAAACCCGGAATCATAGTCGACACTCATATAATGAGGTTAAGCCGACGCCTTGGTCTTACCTCCAATTCCGATCCCGTCAAAATTGAATTCGACCTTAGGGAGTGTATTCCGGAAAAGGACTGGACATTTTTTTCAAATTCTCTCGGTGACCACGGAAGAAATATCTGCAAGGCAAGAAAGCCTATATGCTCAAAGTGCGGCGTGTCCAGCGTATGCCTGTATTTCGAACAACTTTACGCATCATGA
- a CDS encoding alpha/beta hydrolase yields the protein MKYVEQELISVPVGKGRVNALYYRALNNDSDKRKTIIIHVHGFLGNFLDGSQRFLPPLLAKAGYSSISINTRMASFGLFFGFGIVDDTIPQIDGVVRYLGEIGYEKIIVSGYSLGGGVVLRYLSVKSRQPDSDESELLKGVIALATPYSIPDSIRRRWNKWESQPSYDEVYEEAKIILGDNPHDSEQDRTILIFKARGNSYRPEHTEIYTYKTWWFLAGPEAVAVKSYKQIENIKLPILLIQGWNDAFVKPDETHNLAQIAIDNGNDDVSAYYLNTGHNLEGKEEEMGDIIVRWLDRRFV from the coding sequence ATGAAATACGTAGAGCAGGAACTAATTTCTGTGCCAGTAGGAAAGGGAAGGGTTAACGCCCTTTACTACAGAGCGCTTAATAACGACTCTGACAAGAGAAAGACCATAATTATTCATGTTCACGGGTTTCTGGGAAACTTTCTTGACGGAAGCCAGAGGTTTTTGCCGCCACTCCTTGCTAAGGCCGGCTATTCGTCTATCTCGATAAATACCAGGATGGCCAGTTTCGGGCTTTTCTTCGGCTTTGGGATAGTAGACGACACCATTCCGCAGATAGATGGCGTAGTGAGGTATTTGGGGGAGATCGGTTATGAGAAAATCATAGTTTCGGGCTACAGCCTCGGGGGAGGAGTGGTTCTCAGATACCTTTCGGTAAAAAGCCGCCAGCCGGATTCCGATGAGTCGGAACTGCTAAAAGGCGTGATTGCCCTCGCTACTCCTTATTCGATTCCCGACTCGATTAGAAGAAGATGGAATAAGTGGGAGAGCCAGCCTTCTTACGATGAGGTTTATGAGGAGGCGAAGATTATACTCGGTGACAACCCTCATGACTCAGAACAGGACAGAACAATTCTTATCTTTAAGGCGAGAGGGAACTCCTACCGGCCGGAACATACTGAGATATATACTTACAAGACCTGGTGGTTCCTTGCCGGCCCCGAAGCGGTAGCCGTAAAAAGCTATAAGCAGATAGAGAATATAAAACTGCCGATTCTTCTTATACAGGGTTGGAACGATGCGTTTGTAAAACCCGATGAGACTCACAACCTTGCACAGATAGCAATAGATAACGGAAACGATGACGTTTCCGCCTACTATCTGAACACCGGTCACAATCTCGAAGGGAAAGAGGAGGAAATGGGTGACATTATAGTAAGGTGGCTTGACAGAAGGTTCGTCTGA
- a CDS encoding alpha/beta hydrolase produces the protein MINEQKSLLTYETEDGFEVNSLLVTPEFASEEDLYESPIIINLYGVLGHFLTRGTPVRLPPLLKERNISTLSVNTRMAFMGQIMGEGVFPDTIHEMKESVNILQKEGFRNIFMLGYSLGASMAVYYASQTGSLGIKGLILEGCSYSLPYSQQRRLERNRSIPSYEAIYLKAREVLGSNPEKKKNDQVFIVYRAWGDSFNPVDAEMFTYRTWWFMRGPHAYYAKTCEIIQDVKIPVLFIHGAEDDIVDVWEPKELKNIMNQAGNKDVTLCYIPDAKHDCVENPQVSIDTITGWISEVGAKT, from the coding sequence ATGATAAACGAACAAAAGAGTCTTCTTACTTACGAGACTGAAGATGGATTTGAGGTGAATTCTCTTCTCGTCACCCCTGAGTTTGCGTCGGAAGAAGATCTTTATGAATCTCCCATAATCATAAATCTCTACGGAGTATTGGGACACTTTCTCACAAGGGGAACCCCGGTCAGGCTCCCTCCGCTTCTTAAGGAAAGAAACATAAGCACGCTCTCTGTGAATACCCGCATGGCGTTCATGGGCCAGATAATGGGGGAGGGGGTATTTCCTGACACAATTCATGAGATGAAGGAATCGGTGAATATCCTCCAAAAAGAGGGGTTTCGCAACATTTTCATGCTGGGCTACAGCCTGGGGGCTAGCATGGCTGTCTACTACGCCTCCCAGACTGGTTCTCTTGGGATAAAAGGACTTATACTGGAAGGCTGTTCCTACTCTCTTCCCTATTCACAGCAAAGAAGGCTTGAGAGAAACAGAAGCATTCCTTCTTATGAGGCTATTTATCTGAAAGCCAGGGAGGTGCTGGGTTCGAATCCGGAGAAAAAGAAAAACGACCAAGTATTTATTGTCTACAGGGCCTGGGGCGATTCCTTTAACCCGGTCGATGCCGAGATGTTTACTTACAGGACTTGGTGGTTTATGAGAGGACCTCATGCCTACTACGCGAAAACCTGCGAGATTATACAGGATGTGAAAATCCCGGTTCTGTTTATCCACGGAGCAGAGGACGACATCGTCGATGTCTGGGAGCCCAAGGAACTTAAGAACATAATGAATCAGGCAGGCAACAAAGACGTGACGCTATGTTATATACCGGATGCAAAACATGACTGCGTAGAGAATCCCCAAGTCTCAATAGATACCATAACTGGATGGATATCCGAGGTTGGCGCAAAGACATAA
- the pckA gene encoding phosphoenolpyruvate carboxykinase (ATP), producing MSENFSIEKELSEKHQLKNPSGVYYNLPVSKLYEEAIKRDEGHIGESGTFVGFTSPHTGRSPKDRFVVKEPSTEKDIDWGAVNQPVSPEVFDHFYEKVMNYFEGKDVFVRDLQVCAHPDYRTNVRVINEFAWHNLFVNNLFIRPDASELPHEEVGFTVISAPGFKADDPESYGLNSETFIFLNLSRRIALIGGTRYAGEMKKSVFAAMNFLLPEKDVFPMHCSANIGEDGNVALFFGLSGTGKTTLSADPERALIGDDEHGWFDEGVFNFEGGCYAKTIKLSPTTEPEIYRAALNFGSVLENVDLDLETGKIDFDSDRHTENTRGAYQIDMLENIVPEGVGSIPKSIFMLTYDAFGVLPPISKLDPDQAMRYFLLGYTAKVAGTERGVSKPQATFSSCFGSPFLPRPPKFYGRMLKERMEKHEVSVWLLNTGISGGPFGVGKRMPLPSTRALVSAAVNGSLDDKEFVKIPILDLSVPVECPGVDSTLLQPRLSWDDPEEYDRKANALSDLFKEEYEKYL from the coding sequence ATGTCCGAGAATTTTTCGATCGAAAAGGAACTTTCAGAAAAACATCAGCTCAAAAATCCTTCCGGCGTATATTACAACCTCCCTGTTTCCAAACTCTACGAAGAGGCAATTAAAAGAGATGAAGGACACATCGGCGAGAGCGGAACTTTTGTAGGCTTTACTTCTCCCCACACAGGAAGATCTCCTAAGGACAGGTTTGTGGTAAAGGAACCTTCTACGGAAAAGGATATAGACTGGGGAGCGGTAAACCAGCCTGTATCGCCCGAGGTATTTGATCACTTTTACGAAAAAGTGATGAATTATTTCGAAGGGAAGGACGTTTTCGTAAGAGACCTGCAGGTCTGCGCCCATCCCGACTATAGAACAAATGTCAGGGTGATAAATGAATTCGCTTGGCATAATCTTTTTGTAAACAACCTTTTCATAAGGCCGGACGCTTCGGAACTTCCGCACGAGGAAGTGGGTTTCACCGTCATCTCGGCCCCGGGCTTCAAGGCAGATGATCCTGAGAGCTACGGTCTTAACAGTGAGACGTTTATATTTCTTAACCTGAGCCGGAGGATTGCTCTTATCGGGGGAACGCGCTATGCCGGAGAAATGAAGAAATCGGTTTTTGCCGCAATGAATTTTCTTCTGCCGGAAAAAGACGTTTTTCCAATGCACTGTTCAGCAAACATCGGAGAAGATGGAAATGTGGCGCTTTTCTTTGGACTGTCGGGAACCGGCAAGACCACGCTTTCCGCCGACCCTGAAAGAGCGCTTATCGGAGATGATGAGCACGGCTGGTTTGATGAAGGAGTTTTTAATTTTGAAGGTGGGTGTTACGCAAAAACCATAAAACTTAGCCCGACCACTGAGCCCGAAATTTATCGGGCAGCGCTTAATTTCGGTTCGGTTCTGGAAAATGTTGATCTTGATCTGGAGACGGGAAAGATAGATTTTGACAGTGATAGGCATACGGAAAATACTCGCGGAGCCTATCAGATTGATATGCTTGAGAATATCGTTCCTGAGGGAGTAGGAAGCATTCCGAAAAGTATTTTCATGCTGACCTATGACGCTTTCGGAGTCCTGCCCCCGATATCGAAACTCGATCCCGATCAGGCCATGCGTTATTTCCTTCTCGGATACACGGCGAAAGTTGCTGGTACGGAGAGGGGGGTAAGCAAACCTCAGGCAACTTTCAGTTCATGTTTCGGGTCTCCTTTTCTTCCAAGGCCTCCGAAGTTCTACGGCAGAATGCTGAAAGAAAGAATGGAGAAGCACGAGGTAAGTGTTTGGCTGCTTAATACCGGTATTTCCGGTGGGCCTTTCGGAGTCGGTAAAAGAATGCCTCTCCCGTCCACAAGAGCTCTTGTTAGCGCTGCTGTAAACGGTTCGCTTGACGATAAGGAGTTTGTCAAAATTCCCATACTTGATTTGTCCGTACCGGTTGAGTGTCCAGGAGTTGATTCAACCCTCCTTCAGCCCAGGCTTTCATGGGATGATCCGGAAGAGTATGACCGCAAGGCCAATGCACTGTCGGATCTTTTCAAAGAGGAGTACGAAAAATATCTCTAG
- a CDS encoding MFS transporter — MLLLQKYRDFSLVTLGNFFFFCNFSSFFLLPLFIRDIGGDEALIGYVMGTFGITSIGAIPFAAFLIDHYGRRRFMLAGSSLMFLISLLYIFIPDVDVKIFILRLMQGVAFAFFFTSAATAVSDYVPSEIRAYGLGLFGAFTIASYSVGPPLGELVIERFSYPVFFLYTSLFSLLAFIFCFFAREGSFTVSKRSVFSGFFNVVFSERFRVLLLTNLIIAVGLGSMLNFFSVFLKESGISARSFFLTYSITVILIRVLGGKLPDIVERRKIALPSMFIMVLSLLMIFSINSTLSAVLVSFVFSIGYGILYPTISAMIIDRAFDDERGTAMGAFNMSFSIGINFFAFGLGIIARDYGFRNMYSAVGIFLLAGCIIFTYKYFISAGRAKRLS; from the coding sequence ATGCTTCTCCTACAAAAGTACAGAGATTTCTCCTTGGTTACTTTGGGGAACTTTTTCTTTTTCTGCAATTTCTCCTCTTTTTTCCTGCTTCCGCTTTTCATAAGGGATATTGGAGGCGACGAGGCTCTTATAGGGTACGTCATGGGAACTTTCGGCATAACTTCAATAGGAGCCATTCCCTTTGCGGCTTTTCTGATAGATCACTACGGGCGAAGGAGATTCATGCTTGCGGGTTCCTCTTTGATGTTCCTGATTTCCCTTCTCTATATCTTTATACCGGATGTCGACGTGAAAATATTTATCCTGAGACTTATGCAGGGAGTTGCCTTCGCTTTTTTCTTTACCTCTGCCGCTACTGCGGTCTCCGATTATGTTCCCAGCGAAATAAGGGCTTACGGACTCGGCCTTTTCGGTGCCTTCACGATAGCTTCTTACTCCGTTGGACCTCCTTTAGGAGAACTGGTGATTGAAAGGTTCAGCTACCCGGTCTTTTTTCTCTATACTTCCCTGTTCAGCTTGCTTGCCTTTATTTTTTGTTTTTTCGCGCGGGAGGGGAGTTTTACTGTATCCAAAAGATCCGTTTTCAGCGGATTTTTTAACGTCGTCTTCTCCGAGAGGTTCAGGGTGCTTCTGCTGACCAACCTTATAATCGCCGTTGGGCTTGGAAGCATGCTCAATTTTTTCTCTGTTTTTCTTAAAGAAAGTGGAATTAGCGCGCGGAGTTTTTTTCTTACCTATTCCATAACCGTGATATTAATCAGGGTTCTTGGGGGAAAGCTCCCGGATATTGTTGAGAGGAGGAAAATAGCCCTGCCTTCAATGTTTATCATGGTTTTGTCTCTGCTCATGATTTTTTCCATAAACTCGACCTTGAGTGCCGTTTTAGTTTCCTTCGTCTTCAGTATTGGTTACGGGATTCTCTATCCCACTATAAGTGCGATGATTATCGACAGGGCCTTTGATGATGAGAGGGGAACAGCCATGGGCGCATTTAATATGTCGTTTAGCATCGGGATAAACTTTTTCGCCTTCGGCCTCGGGATCATAGCGCGCGATTACGGTTTTCGCAATATGTATTCCGCAGTGGGAATATTCTTGCTTGCCGGGTGCATTATCTTCACCTATAAATATTTCATAAGTGCGGGGAGGGCAAAACGGCTTTCATGA
- a CDS encoding tRNA (adenine-N1)-methyltransferase: MKIRSGDTILLVSPDNKSFMVVVEEGKSFSSHMGILDLSSALGKKWGETIVSSLGNDFVLLSPTVEQKIMKVRRATQIVYPKDAALILFKTDVKAGTRVVEAATGSGALTIALANSVAPSGKVYTYERREQFMNNARDNVRRAGLSGYVEFNCGDAREGFKERDVDVAILDLPSPWYGIPASYEALASGGRIASISPTYNQVERTAEVLEETGFVRIETVELIMRNYQVKTGKTRPDNRTVAHTGFLTFAFKAASDAANRESK; the protein is encoded by the coding sequence ATGAAAATAAGATCCGGTGACACGATTCTTCTCGTTTCTCCCGACAACAAAAGCTTCATGGTAGTGGTGGAAGAGGGCAAATCCTTCAGTTCCCACATGGGGATACTTGATCTTTCATCCGCGCTTGGGAAAAAATGGGGAGAGACTATAGTCTCGAGTCTCGGAAATGATTTTGTGCTTCTTTCTCCGACCGTTGAACAGAAGATTATGAAGGTGAGGAGGGCCACGCAGATTGTTTACCCTAAGGACGCGGCGCTGATTCTCTTTAAAACGGACGTAAAAGCGGGAACTAGGGTTGTTGAAGCCGCGACCGGCTCGGGAGCTCTTACCATCGCGCTTGCGAATTCAGTTGCTCCCTCCGGAAAAGTCTATACGTACGAGAGAAGAGAACAGTTCATGAATAACGCCAGAGACAACGTGCGACGGGCGGGACTTTCAGGGTACGTGGAATTTAACTGCGGCGATGCCAGAGAGGGCTTTAAGGAAAGGGATGTCGACGTCGCGATACTCGACCTTCCTTCCCCGTGGTACGGAATTCCAGCGTCCTACGAAGCCCTTGCCTCAGGGGGGAGGATCGCGAGTATTTCCCCGACCTACAACCAGGTGGAAAGAACCGCGGAAGTACTTGAGGAGACGGGATTTGTCAGAATTGAAACCGTAGAGCTTATAATGAGAAACTACCAGGTAAAAACGGGAAAGACCCGCCCGGATAACAGGACCGTGGCGCACACGGGGTTTCTTACCTTCGCTTTTAAAGCGGCAAGCGATGCTGCCAACCGCGAGTCAAAATGA
- the rsmG gene encoding 16S rRNA (guanine(527)-N(7))-methyltransferase RsmG codes for MTNEQLLREGARRIGVKNLRTDLLLSYIDLLRKWGKRINLSSVLSDREIIIKHLLDSLTVAEFIPSGSRVLDIGTGAGLPGIPLYIYDASLSVTLVESVGKKVAFLKEIKRSLGLSGIDIHNVRAEELSEGMRGRFDRVTSRAVGSVNTVVALGTPYLDIGGEMVIMKGPRGKKEWEDYASRHPDDMELLLTKELKLPFSGENRVIILAKPVHRQMETEV; via the coding sequence ATGACTAATGAACAACTCCTCAGGGAGGGAGCGCGACGAATAGGTGTAAAGAATCTCAGGACAGATCTTTTACTCTCTTACATCGATCTCCTGCGCAAGTGGGGGAAACGTATAAACCTCAGCTCTGTTCTCAGTGACCGGGAAATTATAATCAAGCATCTTCTCGACTCCCTTACCGTGGCTGAATTCATACCTTCGGGTTCAAGGGTGCTTGACATAGGCACGGGTGCCGGGCTTCCCGGAATCCCGCTCTATATTTACGATGCTTCTCTGAGTGTCACTCTTGTAGAATCAGTGGGAAAAAAAGTCGCTTTTCTAAAGGAGATAAAAAGGTCTCTGGGACTTTCAGGTATCGATATTCATAACGTCAGGGCAGAGGAACTGAGCGAGGGTATGAGGGGGCGTTTTGACCGGGTGACCTCTCGGGCGGTTGGAAGCGTGAATACTGTCGTTGCTCTCGGCACTCCTTATCTGGATATCGGAGGGGAGATGGTTATAATGAAGGGGCCTCGGGGGAAAAAAGAGTGGGAAGATTACGCGAGCCGGCATCCGGATGATATGGAACTTCTTCTCACAAAAGAGCTCAAGCTGCCTTTTTCAGGTGAAAACAGGGTGATCATTCTAGCAAAACCGGTGCATCGCCAGATGGAGACTGAAGTTTGA
- the mtnP gene encoding S-methyl-5'-thioadenosine phosphorylase, translated as MEGLSGVKSVSIETPWGNPSSNLVTGTLGETRMVFLPRHGAGHTISPSEINFRANIYAMKTMGVEWIISVSAVGSMKEEIEPGHILIPDQFIDNTKGRPSTFFDGDLVAHVSMAEPVCSVLSSCIKEASIGFAGTVHSGGTYICIEGPQFSTRAESHLYREWGASVIGMTAMPEARLAREAEICYSVIALSTDYDCWNEDHDDVKVSDIIEIMNKNVDAAKKILAAVVQTIPEKRECPCVGALGCSIITSPEHVSEETRKMLGPIIKKYM; from the coding sequence ATGGAAGGGCTCTCTGGCGTTAAAAGCGTTTCCATAGAAACTCCGTGGGGCAACCCCTCCTCAAATCTCGTTACGGGAACTCTTGGAGAAACCCGCATGGTTTTTCTCCCGAGACACGGAGCGGGGCACACTATATCTCCATCAGAGATAAATTTCCGGGCAAACATATACGCGATGAAAACTATGGGAGTGGAGTGGATTATCTCCGTAAGCGCCGTGGGAAGCATGAAAGAGGAAATAGAGCCTGGGCACATATTGATCCCTGACCAGTTCATTGATAACACAAAAGGGCGGCCTTCCACCTTCTTTGACGGTGACTTGGTAGCGCACGTTTCGATGGCCGAGCCTGTATGCTCTGTCCTCTCCAGTTGTATTAAAGAGGCATCAATTGGATTTGCCGGGACCGTTCACTCGGGAGGAACTTATATCTGTATAGAGGGCCCCCAGTTCTCTACCAGGGCGGAGAGTCATCTTTACAGAGAATGGGGAGCAAGCGTGATAGGGATGACTGCCATGCCGGAAGCAAGACTCGCGAGGGAAGCCGAGATTTGCTATTCCGTAATAGCTCTTAGCACCGATTATGATTGCTGGAACGAAGATCACGACGACGTTAAGGTTTCAGACATAATAGAAATCATGAACAAAAATGTCGATGCGGCAAAAAAGATATTGGCCGCCGTAGTCCAGACTATCCCGGAAAAAAGGGAATGCCCCTGTGTCGGTGCCCTCGGTTGCTCCATAATAACGTCTCCGGAGCATGTAAGTGAAGAAACTAGAAAGATGCTTGGGCCTATTATAAAAAAATACATGTAG